The genomic interval TACTCATGTTAAGGATTAATATGACAAGACGTCTTTAAAAAATGGCTTGCATAGCTTTTAAAACTAGAGAGAATTTCTCATTGTTTCGTTTTTAGTTATTTCCTGATTGGAAATATTTAGTACCGCGTTTTCCTCATTACTGTGGGCTCAGTATTATATTTCAGCGTGTATTAAGGAAACTTTGGGACAGATTCAAGATTAATGACATCGGAGACCAAAATCATTCCAGTAATGTCGAGTTTTCAACTTTACTCTTAACATTTTCGAAAACCCTCTGATTTAGAAGATGTCACTGTTTTAAGTAGCGATTTTACAAATGTACAGTTATTAAAAGGTAAACAAgactttaattttatcatttccaTCGTTTTTCCTAACTTCCGGAGTTGTTTTCTGGCTCCATTTCACCTCACTggttcaaaataaaatgtttaaaattgttttgtgttgATTTGGTCAAATCTAATAACCATTATACTATAAGCTCCGAATGAAAGGCTAATAATGGTAAAACTATGCTATCAAAGCTATAAAACTTGTCATTCTGTTGTCGGTCTGTCtctatgtttatttatttgtctttaaACATGTTATCTTTGGCGACAGTGATTGTAGAGACCCTAATCTGGGATCAATCGCCAAAGTTCGTTTCAGAAAATAAGCGAGTGTTTCCAAACGTCCAGACAAAAACACTGACCTTCGTTGAGACTGGCCAAACACCCAGTGCAATGCGCGTCTTTTTGTTCCATTTGATGGCTTTGTAGAATAGCCGAAGGTAAGAAATGACTCGGTAGATAAGTAGCTGGGACAGATAATGAGTTTATATGACCTTGTCGGTATGCCGCTCTGTGGGGGCACTCtctaaaaatgaagaaggaAGACAGTTCGTAAATGGCAACAGTACCATGAAGGGAAGTTAAACTCGTACGGAAAGCGTAATAGCAGGCTCTGACTGAGCatttcttctgaaaaaacattCGTTATCACTTCTTTGGAACCTTTTTGGTTAATTTGCATCCGGTCTGATAACCTCATTAACACATAGACGCTCAGTAGGCCAACAATAGCATCATCCTGCATTGATTAAGGTTCGCCAATGGAGGAAAACTCCAGTATTTTGTATTCAGTACGTTGTATTCAAAATACATGCCCATATGTAAAGGCTTACAGACAATGGCCTTGCCACAGGGATCAGACAAGATATCCTTTAAGGGATGCACCAAAAATGAGATCGTGGTATACAAGGTTTTCACTGGTTTTAAAGTCTAGATGTAAATACTAAGGAAATTGCAGCTCTTCATTTCCTATAAGTGGGTATTTTGATTGATAAAGTAATCAACTGAgagagtttgtttttgtttaactcattatttcatttcttttaataaaatcactttttttaaaaatttgctttgGGGGGGCCATCATTTGCGCCAACtgggaaattaaaatatataaatcaCTTCAGAAATGGTCAGTATCACTGAATTGCAAAGCACCACTGGTAACAAATATCTGGGCCTAGGTCACGCTAACGTGAGCGGCTgctttaattttcctttaataacgaccacaaacacaaacaaaaagacaataaaaatattattacacAATGGACACTGTAGGAAGTATTACTACCTCTTATATTAACCACGTTAAGCCTGTTTTCGGTAGCACAAATCTTGTTCAAATTTGATTAGCCTTCCTCCTCCTGCTCGATAATAGTATTATACCTCGATTCCTTCAACTCTCTATAAATAAGACTACCTGACATAGAATAATTGTTTCCTTCAGGTTAAAGGCTGCCGACGTGCTAAACTACTTATGAAAGCACGTCCGAATTCCTAGGGATAGGATATTTTGTAGTATTAAAAACCATTGTTCCTTTTAGAAGAGGAATAGTTCATCCTACAATATATGATATGTCAACATACCTTTGCATTGGCAAAATCCTTATGGAGTCCCTAAAACCTTTTGCAAAGGGGTTGCTGTCAATTTTGAGACGTGTAATCTGAAATTTATAGTGTAGAAATGCACTTTTAATTGATCTGGTGTGGAATGTAACAAAGATAGAACCTCAAAATCGACCCAGACCTGCTGTTAAGCTGTTAGCCACAACCGAAATAAGATTACGGAGAGGGTGAGTCATGAGTGGATGGAacggtttaaaaaaaaaaaaggaaaaaatccttCACCCCCACCGAGATATTCTCATAATAACGATTTTGAGTGTAGACTTTTGAAACTATTTTAAGCTTTGGCATCTACCGTGATCCTAGCGGTGTGTTTAGTGGCTACATTTTCACGACGAAATATATGGCGGTTCGTTTCgagaaaacatgtttttctcaCTTCGTTCTGAACCGAAGTTAAAAAACTTCCCCTTTTAAATACAATAAGCACTCTGGAAGCCAAAGTGGACCAGCAACAGTTTTTGAATATCTTTATAAGATCTTGTTAACGTCTTTATTCTCAAACAGCGGGGGTCGTGTTTGTCAAGTCGGCATTTTCGTAAACTAGCAAAGATTAGTTAAGATAATAATGCCTTCTTACCAGCTGGTTTTGATACGCTGTTACAGCAATGAAGCTTGTCTCAGGAAAATCGAAGGTTTTTGCCTCTTTTGAATGAAGATCGACCACTGAGGCAGTGTGGTCTCGTTTTCTAACAATGTGCACTCGAGGTTGATATTTGTGCATGGAGTTGAGAACAATCTGTTGAAGGATAGGCAGTGTTTAAGACATAATGCAACTAACTTAAGGTTAAACCTGTCAATGAACAGCCAGTGGTCGTGATAATCGTCCACATCGAACGTTTCTGTGAAGATGCTGCTTCAAAGAATTTTATTTCGAAGGAcgttgattgaaataaaataaccttTCTTGACTAAAACTTGATCAGCAAAACACTGGAATAGTCCTAGTTCTCTAAAGGAAATTATGAAATCGAACAAATCTTAGCACACGTTTATCTTGGTTTACAAACAGATAGATTATGAATTTCCAAACTTCGCTATGTTGAAGTTTGGTGCAATTTGTGGAATGAAAGTAGCTTAAAGAACAATTCGATATTAATTCTACGGTGTAAATCTCTTTTCTTAAACTCGATGGAtctgtgtttttgtttgctAACTGGTTAAAAGTCTCCGGAGAATCCAACAAGCTATTCACCCAATCTTATCCGCTTTTGGAACGCCGCCCGTTATCTGCTGTAGAAGCCGGCGGAGATAGAGGCCCCGCCAACCGGTTGCGGCGACTTTGTTCTACTTGTGTCTGCACGAAATCATTTATGTATGAagataaccaaaaaaaaagggtattttttttcatgcaatcgCTTTCATTCTAAACGCCTCGCTGTATCCATAATGAATATTTCAGAATATAAATAAAGTCCTCTCTTACTCACATGTCCATTCTGGTCAGTCGTGTTGTTggttaatttcactttttcaaaCGATATGATCTGTTTCAACAACTGCTCGCCAGTAAAAGGCGAATCTGGGTGCATGTAGAGTCTAACAGGCGCTGGTGGATCAGCTTTTCCCGCCACAAGCCAGGTCGAACGGTGATAGGCGTATCTGTAACGTTTGTCGTCAACAGGCACTATATCCATCAAGACCATGTAATTTGCCCCAAGGCTAACACCGTTCAGCGATATTCTTAGGGTTGGAAACATTCTCCTTTGTGattaaaaggcaaaaacatTATGTCAGCGAAAGCACTCTTGAACagtttcattctttctttttaatgagtttaattattgttatgtcatttattggttttcttttgcaagctTCTCTGTAAAAATTATCGTTAGCTTCTTTCAAGAGAAGGACAATTAATGGAACCATCTACTCATGATAATAAACATAAACGAAATAACGTGACATCATTATTGAAAGAAGTGGAGCAAGATATTCATAACAAAATCATCAAGAGCTGAAGGGCAAACATGTTTACAAGTTAGTCAAATGTTTAGAGCAAACTGCAAAAATTGTCAAGTTGCTGCTGAGAAGTAAGCAGACAACTTATAGAGAGTTCATAGTGTTAAGATTGAAGTTATCAATATCCTTTCCCAGTTAAACAATTCTGGTTATGGAGCTTTCATAGGTTGTGCATGAATTAGAAAATAAGCACATAATTTTAGTGAAAAAGTACTATAGGTCTGTACTTCGTTCTCTCACGCCCAGAAAACAGTGTTCTTCAACATTACATTGCAGGGCTGCCTAAAATGGTCTCTTTCTTGATATACAAGTGATTTGGTAAAGGGGACTTTTCCACAGATGGAACTAAAAATCATTAGATACAAATTCATTGATCTCAATCACCAGAATAGCTTTAGGAAGGAATTTAGTGAAGCAGTGCAAAGGATTTCCTAAAGAGTAAGGTAGCCCTTTATTGAAAAGGTGATGGAAATTTTGGAATTTCGATGCACTTCATCTGATTTGATTGCTTCCTATTTTGTCACTTGTTGCAATCAAGTTATAGTTTTatagatgagcctgaattatTTCAATGATGAGCGAAATCAGGGAAGGAAACCGAAGTGTCATATTTAGCTCCATGAATACATAGCATAATAAGCTAAAGAGAAAGAGTTTATTCCGGACACATCGATCTTCACAATCATAGgaacaataacaataacgaACAATCTAAATTGTGAGTTTCATACTGTGGAATTTATTCGTAAAGTCTCCTGCATCATGGCCGTAGTTTGACCAACACTTTAAAAACTTTCTTGACACGAACGAGTCATCAATGGTTCATGACAGACCAAAAAATAAGTCGTCTCAAACCTCTAACGCAAAAAGCAACTTGCGTTCTATGTCAGATGAACTTTTTCCAGTTTCCCTTAAAAAAGGGTCTCTCTTGATTAAAAGTGCAACTAGCTACTTCGTTCGTGAGCAATTTCGGATGCTATCTACAATACCTGTCAATAAGGCAATAGACAGAACATGGTGTGAAGTATGTGTGTCTCTGCGGTCGCCTTTTCAAGTCGAAAGAAAGGAGTCATTTGGAGCGCATTATCGCGTGCAAAATACTCAGATTTAATTGCAAATTCTGCATATCACAATGGAGGTAATTCTCCTCATTATAAATTCTCCGAGATCACTTAACCTTACAGTAGGTAGCATAAACAGTTGTCTTCACTGTTATATTGTCTGCGGTCATTCAAGTGGCGGATCTCTGACACATGCTCGCGACtgtgttttaagaatttttcagTACCTAACAGCGACATTGATCGAAACGAAACAGTACTCTATAACTTGACAGGCCGTTAGAAGGaatattaaaaccaaaaaaaaatcctcagcAGTATTAAAACAACACAACATCTTAATCCTACCTTCCGGactttgttattatcatttctGTACCCAATTCGTTGAAACGATCCCATAGATCGCGACTCTCTAAGGTAGCAGTAATAGTTTCTACATCTCCAACGGCTCCTGAATTCAGAGAAGTTGTCGCATCTGAAACGCTATCTGTATTGATTCCTCCGCAGGATCTGAGCCTCTTTGAAGATGCAGAGCCTTGCACGTGAACATCTTCGTTAGCGCAAGGCTTCTTCCTCTTCGCTTCATCTGCTCCTAAATGCAACAAATAGCAACGTGTTAAATACGTAAGAAAGCAGCCTAGAAGTAGGTTCATTTTCGTTGATAGGGCAATGACACCCTCTCATCGCACCCGTGATAGTTATGAAAACATATCATCGCCGTGCGAAGAGGGCCAGGTTAGTATCGATTGTTCGTTTGGGATCatcatttgaaaactgaaacagtTTCAAGGGCTTGACACCATAGATCCTATTATATGAATATATCTAGTTCAGAAAAGAGCGGGTCACTACATCTTTGCCATTTGCTTCCAGATGTGCCTTTAAACTATGGTTTACTCTGAGGCTAATATGAATAGAAACAGTAATAACACAGCAGAGATGAAGTACCAGTTTCATCCGAAGCCATCAAAGACGCAATTGAAAATGCCGTGGCCTTAGAAGAGAGATTTGATTGTGTATTGCTTGGATCGTAGCACTCTGCCATAGCGTCCTGGTCTATTCACAGTACCGTAAACCCTTCATATTACCACTGATACACACAAACAAGTCATAAACAGCTATTAAAGTAACTGTTGATTGGATCTCGGCTTATGCCTTTCATAAGCCAATCAAAACTAACGCATTGATGTTTAAACAATGGTCAGATTTAGATAAACCAAAATTTATACCATTCcggaaaataataatttgtggTTGGTAGCGAGAATTGCCTTTAAAAGTAGGTTTTGTGATTGAACCATCCCTTTTGAACGTTTGAATTCAATATTGGTGTGACGCAGAGGGCAACAATCACGCACATTCCAAATAGGGTCTCGAAAATTTGACAAGATGTTTGTTATCTTACTCTGCCATAACCTCTGGTGACCTGCACTGTAGGAAAACGACGCAACAATAAACGGATGAGTTACGATTGTACCGCTATTTTTATATGAGTTTCTCTTTAGGAATGAATAGGtgtatgaaattttaaataaatatcacAACAGGTAATTTGGCATCTGAAAAGCAGTAGGTTTTCtattattgtaaaaattaacaCAAGACCTAGAACTTTCCATGAAGGTCCAGAAATTTCCTGTCAAGTGCACCTTGTCTTCTTGAAAGTCAAGTTTGTTGCAAAACCTTAGCGCGTTATGTAATTTCACTAGGATTTGCAAAGAGACCGAGAATGATGCTAAGCATTCAATCGCTCGTTATCACATACTTAAGAGATTCTTTCAATGATATGCATCTCCTGATTTTTTACTCTTAGGTACAACAGTTGCACTGAATTTAATATAAAACTGTCTCCTCTGCTGAAAAATATCTGGAGCCCAAACTCTTGCTTTGCACTCACTCACCTCAAAAAGTCTTGGAAGGAAATTCCTTAGGATCATTAAGGCAATGGGATTCGCCGGGCCCAACAAGGTATACGCCTTTATCAACatcttttggaaaataaaaacataatcATACTCAGATAGTGCCATTATCTTCCACAATTTCACTGTTTGGGCTCTCTTTTTCAAACATCCAATCGGGAGTTTGTGTGAAAACGGATGATAGAAGAGACAGAAGGAACTGCCAGGCTGTTATCAAAGTGAGTCGTATTTAGCATCAAGGGAAACAGTTTCCTAAAAGGttaatgaaaaagaataatGCCAAGTGTTGACAACATGATGCATAGCTTGTTTAGGTACATCTGGTGTTCCAGTTATCGAAGAACTGATAAGTTAATAGCATTTCCGATTCACATTTTAACTGAACGCTGCCAGACACTGCTAACTATTTCACTGAAATTGTGATCGTAGCCTTTCTGATAGGAAGGTAATGGAATAATGGAAAAAGCAGAGTTCATTTGTGTTGTTGTCTGGAATATAGTTTGGTGATCGACCATCAATTTGAGTAATCAACGAGTAATATTAACAAAGAGAATGTTATCTTTGTTATGACTATTGACTCGGCATACTGACATAAATGATTGTTCGAGAACGTTTTCGTGAGAGACATTGAAGGATATTTTAGTTTCAGTTGCTTTATGGAGAAGAAAGATATAGGAGAAGTCATTGGGCAAGTTACACTATCCTTAACTATGGGTTACAGGCTGATAAGGCACTGGGTGGTGACATTTTCTAAATGCTTTTCCTCAGGCAATCTTCTGATATAGATTTATCTATACTTTTTGGGATAGGGGAATGACAAAAAGTTGTATTAATAGCTTTATCTGGTGCCCTTAAATTGTCAATAGAGATATATTTCCCATGGATATCTCCATACTGGGTCAAACACTGCCTTATTGACGGATCAAACTCTATTTTCCGATGTCGATGTCAATTTTGATACCGTCGTCAAATTGTCCAGCGGAACCTTCATCGAGGATtcaatttaaaagataaattggaaaaaaaaaattacttttgatgATCCAAACATAAGCTGTTCCACTTATAAAAATCGGCTTATCGTATTAGTTTCTTGGAGGTCTTAAATTGCAAATTAATGCATATTTGTTTGATTTCGACCGTAACAAAAGAAATGGGGTagatctaaaaacaaaaaaatatgattatGCAGGAGATGGTTTATCACCGCCACGTTTGCTTTTTAAACGTTCGACTTACGCTTTGCTATCTCTCTGAATAACCTTAAAACTTTGATCAAACTATCTCAAAACAGGGTAATGGTTTGAGTTTGGCATATCAAAGAATGGAATTTATGCCGCCGTTTTGTGCCTTATTtgtcaaaattgaattaaaatttgtagatattaaaacaaagtaaaagtaCGTAAAGTGATGattgaataaacaaattgaTGATTGTATCAAGCTATTTTCTTCGCAAATAGGAGCCACCACGGAGACTCTTGGGAACAAAAACATTGTTACACGGTACTGTACTTGGGTCTTACaatgaaagtttaaagaaaGGTAAGCatcttttcaataaaaaatgagtCCACAAGCAGTAAAGAAGACCGAAGTAATTTCATACCTGACCATCTGTTCTTAGTTGACCCGGATTGATGGCCTCATCTTTTCTCTTATCAGGACATCTCAGCCGCTTCCATCCGTCGGTAACATCTTCGACAGTTCAATGCCGCCTATTCCCGTGACACGGGGTTATCTACGCATCTTCCTGGCTTCTGTTCACAGCTTATTTTAAGATCAATTTACCAGATTAATTGAATGGATAATCTGTCCGAATATTCAGCAGATTTTTTTGCCGAGCTGGTGACACAGGGACTCTCTAGCTCTGACGTTCATTTAGACCTCGAAGCTCCATGAGTCTCTTAGGCCATCACGTAATGTAGTTGGGAAATGTGAAGCCAATCGACTAACAGGCCTTTACCTTTTGCTGACTGTTCAGCACTCAACACTTGATAACAAACTGTGTTGATGTAAAGGTGCTGACAGTATTCCATTGTTAAATGGCAAAACCatacaaaaaaaacctttcagatGCGCTCTTTTCCGATCGGACACTGGCCTGACTATCGTGACTGAAATGATGATCTTAATGCTCAAATAGTGTCAACTTGAGAACGTTATTGTTTCCCTTGAAGGAACCCTTAACCCTCATAAGCTGCAGAGTCAACAAACGCTGTATGGTATTTTCTTATGCTTGCACTCTACTAACCGCGAATATCAAGGAATTAGCTCAATCG from Pocillopora verrucosa isolate sample1 chromosome 14, ASM3666991v2, whole genome shotgun sequence carries:
- the LOC131779597 gene encoding T-box transcription factor TBX20, with protein sequence MAECYDPSNTQSNLSSKATAFSIASLMASDETGADEAKRKKPCANEDVHVQGSASSKRLRSCGGINTDSVSDATTSLNSGAVGDVETITATLESRDLWDRFNELGTEMIITKSGRRMFPTLRISLNGVSLGANYMVLMDIVPVDDKRYRYAYHRSTWLVAGKADPPAPVRLYMHPDSPFTGEQLLKQIISFEKVKLTNNTTDQNGHIVLNSMHKYQPRVHIVRKRDHTASVVDLHSKEAKTFDFPETSFIAVTAYQNQLITRLKIDSNPFAKGFRDSIRILPMQRECPHRAAYRQGHINSLSVPATYLPSHFLPSAILQSHQMEQKDAHCTGCLASLNEDMMGMASHQCFANHNPVADGQLTVTGIPVTPGPYVMESQLRHVSPCVSPYFSNAPQ